From the Cryptomeria japonica chromosome 2, Sugi_1.0, whole genome shotgun sequence genome, one window contains:
- the LOC131049935 gene encoding uncharacterized protein LOC131049935 isoform X2, with the protein MARFISVLDLKAFSRFCGHDFGSGNIARREYGAMASKMELRGVQAEAKEAEEKSRQRSWMPHPITGYYLPEDHFGDNKDVPLQRESKLKYNTLPSRAQN; encoded by the exons ATGGCCAGATTTATCTCCGTGCTCGATTTGAAGGCTTTCTCCCGATTTTGCGGTCATGATTTTGGCTCTGGAAATATAGCCAG GAGAGAATACGGCGCCATGGCAAGCAAAATGGAGTTACGAGGAGTTCAGGCGGAGGCAAAAGAAGCAGAGGAGAAGAGTAGACAGAGAAGTTGGATGCCTCACCCCATTACTGGTTACTATTTACCAGAGGACCATTTTGGGGATAATAAAGATGTTCCCCTGCAAAGGGAAAGTAAATTGAAATACAATACTCTTCCCTCTCGCGCACAAAATTGA
- the LOC131049931 gene encoding late embryogenis abundant protein 41, with amino-acid sequence MARFISVLDLKAFSRLCGHDFGFENIARRQYGAMAGKMELRGVQAEVKETDEKSRQRSWMPHPITGYYLPEDHFGDKDIPLSREKLFKSKTLPSRPKN; translated from the exons ATGGCCAGATTTATCTCCGTGCTCGATTTGAAGGCTTTCTCTCGACTTTGCGGTCATGATTTTGGATTTGAAAATATAGCCAG GAGACAGTACGGCGCCATGGCAGGCAAAATGGAGTTAAGAGGAGTCCAGGCGGAGGTAAAAGAGACAGACGAGAAAAGTAGACAGAGAAGCTGGATGCCTCACCCTATTACTGGCTACTATTTACCAGAGGACCATTTCGGGGATAAAGATATTCCTCTGTCAAGGGAAAAACTGTTCAAATCCAAAACCCTACCTTCTCGCCCAAAAAATTGA